A window of Planktothrix sp. FACHB-1365 contains these coding sequences:
- a CDS encoding D-alanyl-D-alanine carboxypeptidase family protein: protein MKNSSLPKQAETVADESTQEIPEAIRDLPVATVASSRPSQRPGLFWKMLGLAVVAFCTALAINYQFGILSPKAYIPLIETTPEAKSSVTSSPSPSPSTSVSATPTAPSPSASPTLPDNLLGHLPYEEAPAAELESITPDGSHRLRKAAAQAYQEMEQAALASGVSLVPISTFRSVKEQETVFFEIKAQRGQVATKRAEVSAPPGYSEHHTGYAMDIGDGNMPSTNLSVSFEQTQAFQWLKDNAAFYSFELSFPKNNPQGVSYEPWHWRFVGDRQSLETFYKARKLKKS, encoded by the coding sequence TTGAAGAATTCTAGTCTGCCTAAACAAGCCGAAACTGTCGCGGATGAATCAACTCAAGAGATTCCAGAAGCAATACGAGATCTTCCCGTTGCGACCGTGGCTTCCTCCCGACCCTCCCAAAGACCCGGACTCTTCTGGAAAATGTTGGGGTTAGCCGTCGTGGCGTTCTGTACGGCTTTAGCCATTAATTATCAATTTGGAATTCTTTCTCCCAAAGCTTATATCCCCCTGATAGAAACTACCCCAGAAGCCAAAAGTTCTGTTACATCTTCCCCGTCTCCTAGTCCGAGCACGTCAGTTTCAGCGACACCAACCGCCCCCTCCCCTAGTGCCTCTCCAACCCTACCGGACAATTTATTGGGTCATCTCCCCTATGAAGAAGCTCCCGCTGCAGAGTTAGAAAGTATTACCCCCGATGGCAGTCATCGGTTACGCAAAGCTGCCGCCCAAGCTTATCAGGAAATGGAGCAAGCGGCTTTAGCCAGTGGGGTGAGTTTAGTTCCAATTTCAACCTTTCGGAGTGTGAAAGAACAGGAAACGGTCTTTTTTGAAATTAAAGCCCAACGGGGACAAGTCGCAACCAAACGCGCCGAGGTAAGCGCGCCTCCGGGATATAGTGAACATCATACGGGTTATGCCATGGATATTGGGGATGGAAATATGCCCTCAACGAACTTGAGTGTTAGTTTTGAACAAACTCAGGCTTTTCAATGGTTAAAAGATAATGCCGCTTTTTATAGTTTTGAGTTATCCTTTCCTAAGAATAATCCCCAAGGGGTGAGTTATGAACCTTGGCATTGGCGGTTTGTCGGAGATCGCCAGAGTTTGGAAACGTTTTATAAAGCCAGAAAACTGAAGAAAAGCTGA
- a CDS encoding AEC family transporter, with translation MLTANRQHLNSEHLIVMSNSVTQLLTLYEWLIGGVLIGWILGRKLPAIVPYYLGKILYWVIVPIAIIAFLRKADLSGSIWIAPLAAWAAIFLGAGLAWMGLYWQSRIPKFNILPQSLPAQGSFLLASMVGNTGYIGFPVSLALVGPQYFGWAVFYDGLGTVIGAYGLGVALAARFGMGKQDPWQLVAVSLTNPALIGMVIGLMVRNIAVADPIEQGLHAIAWGGVALTLMLMGMRLSQLHSWHYFQTASVSLAIKMLIVPLVLGYGLMLLGLTGSPLLVLVLQMATPPAFATLVLAEAFNLDRELAVTNLAMGSTLLLLTLPIWLFLFGQ, from the coding sequence ATGTTGACGGCTAATCGTCAACACCTCAACAGTGAACACTTAATCGTTATGTCTAATTCTGTAACTCAACTTCTAACACTTTATGAATGGCTCATTGGCGGGGTTTTAATCGGCTGGATTTTAGGTCGGAAATTACCCGCTATTGTTCCCTATTATTTAGGAAAAATTTTATATTGGGTCATTGTTCCGATCGCAATTATTGCCTTTTTAAGAAAAGCAGATTTATCCGGTTCAATTTGGATTGCTCCCTTAGCGGCTTGGGCTGCTATTTTTCTCGGTGCAGGATTAGCTTGGATGGGGTTATATTGGCAAAGCCGTATTCCTAAATTCAATATTTTACCCCAATCTTTACCTGCTCAAGGCAGTTTTTTATTAGCGTCAATGGTGGGGAATACGGGATATATTGGTTTTCCGGTTAGTTTAGCCTTAGTTGGGCCCCAATATTTCGGTTGGGCGGTATTTTATGATGGACTGGGAACGGTTATTGGTGCCTATGGATTAGGAGTGGCTTTAGCCGCAAGATTTGGTATGGGAAAACAAGACCCTTGGCAATTAGTTGCAGTATCATTAACGAACCCGGCTTTAATTGGTATGGTGATCGGTTTAATGGTACGAAATATTGCGGTAGCTGATCCGATAGAACAGGGATTACACGCCATTGCTTGGGGAGGTGTTGCTTTAACGTTAATGTTAATGGGAATGCGTTTGAGTCAACTTCATTCTTGGCACTATTTTCAAACCGCTTCTGTCAGTTTAGCTATCAAAATGTTAATTGTACCTTTGGTTTTAGGTTATGGATTAATGCTATTGGGATTAACCGGATCTCCGTTATTAGTTTTAGTTCTGCAAATGGCAACTCCTCCCGCTTTTGCAACCTTAGTTTTAGCCGAAGCCTTTAATTTAGATCGGGAATTAGCCGTTACCAATTTAGCGATGGGCTCTACACTATTATTATTAACGTTACCGATATGGTTATTTTTGTTTGGTCAGTAA
- a CDS encoding class I SAM-dependent methyltransferase, whose translation MERIPEVEVMDTWEEASEYDAMDFTQVNQEFAELAIELGPETGLILDAGTGTARIPILIAQKRSRSGVANASQWQITGIDLSANMLFIGNQNIEQAGLQEQIKLEQIDAKQLPYPDDQFDMVISNSIVHHLSEPLLFFQELQRVLKPQGAIFLRDLTRPSSETELNTLVEQYAGDCNDHQKKLFRDSLQAAYTLDEVINFIESAGLEKMRIYQSSDRHWTAERSYPAAPK comes from the coding sequence ATGGAACGTATTCCAGAAGTAGAAGTCATGGATACTTGGGAAGAAGCCAGCGAGTATGATGCGATGGATTTTACCCAAGTTAATCAAGAATTTGCCGAATTAGCAATAGAATTGGGGCCAGAAACCGGATTAATCTTAGATGCGGGAACGGGGACAGCACGGATTCCAATTTTAATCGCTCAAAAGCGATCGCGCAGCGGCGTGGCTAACGCATCGCAATGGCAAATTACCGGAATTGATTTATCAGCAAATATGCTATTTATTGGCAATCAAAATATTGAGCAAGCGGGGTTACAGGAACAAATCAAATTAGAACAAATCGATGCCAAACAGTTACCTTATCCCGATGATCAATTTGATATGGTCATTTCCAATAGTATTGTTCACCATTTGTCAGAGCCTCTACTATTTTTTCAAGAACTTCAGCGCGTGTTAAAACCCCAGGGAGCAATATTTCTAAGAGATTTAACTCGCCCTAGCAGTGAAACCGAACTCAATACCTTAGTTGAACAATATGCCGGAGATTGTAACGACCATCAGAAAAAACTATTTCGAGACTCCTTACAAGCGGCTTATACCTTAGATGAAGTGATTAATTTCATCGAGTCTGCGGGTTTAGAGAAGATGAGAATTTATCAATCTTCAGATCGCCATTGGACAGCAGAACGTTCTTATCCGGCTGCTCCCAAATAG
- a CDS encoding type II toxin-antitoxin system RelE/ParE family toxin has translation MLSEPPPIQIALTSRFKRDLRELAKRYRSIRTDLQPLIEQLQAGEIPGDRIAGIKYTVFKVRLKNSNIQKGKSGGYRVIYYLKTNQAIILATIYSKSDDSDISHETLEEVTTQYEKEIG, from the coding sequence ATGTTGAGTGAACCACCACCCATCCAAATCGCGCTTACTTCCCGCTTCAAAAGGGATCTTCGAGAACTTGCTAAACGCTATCGTTCAATTCGTACCGATCTTCAACCGTTAATCGAACAACTTCAAGCAGGTGAAATTCCTGGTGATAGAATTGCAGGTATTAAATATACCGTTTTTAAAGTTCGTCTTAAAAATAGTAATATCCAAAAAGGAAAAAGTGGGGGCTATCGAGTTATTTATTATCTGAAAACAAATCAAGCCATCATTCTCGCTACAATTTATTCCAAATCTGACGACTCAGATATTAGTCATGAAACCCTTGAAGAGGTGACCACTCAATATGAGAAAGAAATTGGTTAA
- the trxB gene encoding thioredoxin-disulfide reductase, with product MTNPTVENLVIIGSGPAGYTAAIYAGRANLKPVVFEGYQLGGVPGGQLMTTTEVENFPGFPEGITGPELMDRMKAQAQRWGAELFTEDVISVDLSQRPFTIKSEDREIKTHTIVIATGATAKRLHLPQEETFWNAGISACAICDGASPIFKGVELAVIGGGDTAAEEAVYLTKYATHVHLLVRRNELRASKAMQQRVLQHPKITVHWNTEAVDVYGNDKLGGIKIKNNQTGEQQDLPVQGLFYAIGHTPNTQIFQGQLQLDEVGYIVTKHGTPETSVEGVYAVGDVQDHEFRQAITAAGSGCMGAMLAERWLSINGLAQEVQQTETSEPAAETTPSTQPQITTSENFDIQNTRHTGGYALRKLYHDSDRLIVVKYASPTCGPCHALKPILDKVVGEFEGKIHYVEIDIEEDPEIAQNAGVVGTPTLQMFKNKDLIQDLKGVKPKSLYRELIQNNL from the coding sequence ATGACAAACCCAACCGTTGAAAATCTTGTAATTATTGGTTCTGGGCCTGCTGGTTATACAGCAGCAATTTATGCTGGACGGGCGAACTTGAAACCCGTTGTCTTTGAAGGCTATCAACTGGGGGGAGTTCCGGGGGGTCAGTTAATGACCACCACAGAAGTTGAGAACTTCCCTGGTTTTCCCGAAGGCATTACCGGGCCGGAATTAATGGATCGGATGAAAGCCCAAGCCCAACGGTGGGGGGCGGAACTGTTTACCGAGGATGTGATTTCCGTTGATTTAAGTCAACGTCCCTTTACTATTAAATCTGAAGACCGGGAAATCAAAACCCATACCATTGTAATTGCAACGGGGGCGACGGCGAAACGGCTACATCTTCCCCAGGAAGAAACCTTTTGGAATGCGGGAATTTCCGCCTGTGCGATTTGTGATGGGGCGAGTCCGATTTTCAAAGGTGTAGAATTAGCGGTGATTGGGGGAGGAGATACCGCCGCCGAGGAAGCCGTTTATTTAACCAAATACGCCACCCATGTTCATCTATTAGTCAGACGAAATGAATTGCGGGCGAGTAAAGCTATGCAGCAACGGGTTCTTCAGCATCCTAAAATTACGGTGCATTGGAATACGGAAGCGGTGGATGTTTATGGCAATGATAAATTAGGCGGGATTAAAATTAAGAATAACCAAACGGGAGAACAACAGGATTTACCCGTCCAGGGGTTATTTTATGCCATTGGTCATACTCCCAATACCCAAATTTTCCAAGGACAATTACAACTGGATGAAGTGGGATATATTGTCACCAAACATGGCACTCCTGAAACCAGCGTTGAGGGGGTTTATGCGGTTGGGGATGTCCAAGATCATGAGTTTCGTCAAGCCATTACAGCCGCCGGAAGTGGTTGTATGGGGGCGATGTTAGCAGAGCGGTGGTTATCGATTAATGGGTTAGCGCAGGAAGTTCAACAAACAGAAACTTCTGAACCAGCAGCAGAAACGACACCTTCAACCCAACCTCAAATTACCACTTCTGAAAATTTCGATATCCAAAATACCCGCCATACTGGGGGTTATGCCTTGCGGAAACTTTACCATGATAGCGATCGCTTAATTGTGGTAAAATATGCCTCACCCACCTGCGGGCCCTGTCATGCGCTTAAACCAATTTTAGATAAAGTGGTTGGTGAATTTGAGGGTAAAATTCATTATGTCGAAATTGACATTGAAGAAGATCCTGAAATTGCTCAAAACGCGGGGGTAGTTGGGACTCCAACCCTACAAATGTTCAAAAATAAGGATTTAATTCAAGACCTCAAAGGTGTGAAACCCAAGAGTTTATATCGAGAATTAATTCAGAATAATTTGTAA
- a CDS encoding YggT family protein, with amino-acid sequence MALPFGLLANTLAQFLNIYMIILFIRILLSWFPTINWFDPPFSILSQLTDPYLNLFRSFIPPLGGIDFSAIIAIFALQFGSQIIIALLGSMQQMAF; translated from the coding sequence ATGGCACTTCCTTTCGGCTTACTCGCTAACACCCTGGCACAGTTCCTCAACATTTATATGATAATCCTATTTATTAGGATTTTATTAAGCTGGTTTCCAACTATTAACTGGTTTGATCCCCCCTTCTCAATTTTAAGTCAGTTAACTGACCCCTATCTCAATCTTTTCCGTTCTTTTATTCCACCTTTAGGGGGAATTGATTTTTCAGCCATTATTGCTATTTTTGCTCTCCAATTTGGCTCTCAAATTATTATTGCTTTATTAGGCAGTATGCAGCAAATGGCATTTTAA
- the upp gene encoding uracil phosphoribosyltransferase, which yields MANQLRIYVPPHPLIKHWLGVARDHATPPALFRTAMTELGRWLTYEAARDWLPTLETTVQTPLTECNATFVNPEVPLIVIPILRAGLALMEGIQSVVPLSSVYHIGMVRNEETLEASCYLNKLPPQFDPQTRVIISEPMLATGGTIMAVMEELTQRHLEPALIRIISIVAAPPALQKLSQAYPSLQIYTAIIDPEVNEQGFIVPGLGDAGDRTFGTFDRLPTE from the coding sequence ATGGCTAATCAACTGCGTATTTATGTCCCCCCCCATCCTTTAATTAAACATTGGTTAGGAGTTGCTCGTGATCACGCCACGCCTCCGGCTTTATTTCGCACGGCGATGACGGAGTTAGGACGTTGGTTGACCTACGAAGCCGCCAGAGACTGGTTACCAACCCTGGAAACAACGGTACAAACCCCCTTAACCGAATGTAACGCCACCTTTGTTAATCCTGAAGTTCCCCTGATTGTAATTCCTATTTTACGGGCTGGTTTAGCGTTAATGGAGGGAATTCAAAGCGTTGTGCCTTTATCTTCGGTTTATCATATCGGCATGGTACGCAACGAAGAAACCTTAGAAGCCAGTTGCTACTTAAATAAATTACCTCCCCAATTTGATCCTCAAACGCGGGTGATTATTAGTGAACCAATGTTAGCAACGGGGGGAACAATCATGGCGGTGATGGAAGAACTCACCCAGCGGCATCTTGAACCCGCTTTGATTCGGATTATTTCCATTGTCGCCGCCCCCCCGGCGTTACAAAAATTAAGTCAAGCTTATCCCAGTTTGCAAATCTATACCGCTATTATTGATCCTGAAGTCAATGAACAGGGCTTTATTGTACCGGGGTTGGGAGATGCAGGAGATCGAACGTTTGGCACATTCGACCGTCTCCCCACCGAATAG
- the cobQ gene encoding cobyric acid synthase CobQ codes for MKAIMIVGTTSHAGKSMMVTAICRILHRRGVRVAPFKGQNMALNSYVSPAGSEMGYAQAVQAWAAGVTPSVSMNPILLKPQGNMTSQVILKGKPVGVVQASDYYEHYFDRGWQTITECLDYLTQEFDILVCEGAGSPAEINLKHRDLTNMRVAKYLNAKTLLVVDIDRGGAFAHVVGTLQLLDPDERALIKGIIINKFRGQRSLLESGIKWLEEYTGIPVVAVIPWIDHPFPAEDSLSLLDRRPSSSQAELTIAVIRFPRIANFTDFDPLDAETSVKIKYVMPSDTLGHPDAVILPGSKTTISDLQVLKQSGMANQIKNYVEAGGQVMGICGGYQMLGKIVSDPYGLEGQQGDYEGLGLLPLKTVMSTQKTSRQRLVSSHYPQEGLPVEGFEIHQGRTQLLDSNDISPLFNDPNLGFVNQQKSIWGHYLHGVFDNGPWRRTWLNHLRKPRGLNALPTGIANYREQRELLLDLLADTVDSYLDLRSVL; via the coding sequence ATGAAAGCAATCATGATTGTGGGAACGACTTCCCATGCAGGAAAATCCATGATGGTCACGGCCATTTGTCGAATTTTACATCGTCGTGGTGTCCGGGTTGCTCCCTTTAAAGGGCAAAATATGGCTCTGAATTCCTATGTTTCTCCGGCCGGATCAGAAATGGGTTATGCTCAAGCGGTGCAAGCCTGGGCGGCGGGAGTGACTCCTTCTGTTTCTATGAATCCTATTTTATTAAAACCCCAAGGAAATATGACCTCTCAGGTAATTTTAAAAGGCAAACCTGTGGGAGTTGTACAAGCGAGTGATTATTATGAACACTATTTTGATCGGGGTTGGCAAACGATTACTGAATGTTTAGACTATTTAACCCAGGAATTTGATATTTTAGTTTGTGAAGGGGCTGGCAGTCCCGCCGAAATTAATCTCAAACATCGAGATTTAACGAATATGCGGGTGGCAAAATATTTGAATGCCAAAACGTTATTAGTGGTTGATATTGATCGCGGGGGGGCCTTTGCTCATGTTGTGGGAACATTGCAACTGTTAGACCCCGATGAACGGGCATTAATTAAAGGCATTATTATTAATAAATTTAGAGGACAGCGATCGCTATTAGAATCGGGGATAAAATGGTTAGAGGAGTATACAGGAATTCCTGTTGTTGCGGTTATTCCTTGGATTGATCATCCCTTCCCCGCAGAAGATTCTTTAAGTTTATTAGATCGTCGTCCGAGTTCCTCCCAAGCGGAATTAACCATTGCCGTTATCCGATTTCCTCGCATTGCTAATTTTACAGATTTTGATCCCCTAGATGCTGAAACCAGCGTTAAAATTAAGTATGTGATGCCTTCTGACACTTTAGGACATCCCGATGCCGTCATTCTTCCAGGGTCTAAAACGACTATTTCTGACCTGCAAGTCTTAAAACAATCGGGAATGGCAAATCAAATTAAAAATTATGTCGAGGCGGGGGGTCAGGTGATGGGAATTTGTGGCGGTTATCAAATGTTAGGAAAAATTGTGTCAGATCCCTATGGTTTAGAAGGACAACAGGGGGATTATGAAGGGTTAGGATTATTACCGCTTAAAACCGTTATGTCCACTCAAAAAACCTCCCGTCAACGGTTGGTTTCATCCCATTATCCCCAAGAAGGTTTACCCGTTGAAGGATTTGAAATTCATCAAGGACGAACTCAATTGTTAGATTCTAACGATATTTCTCCTTTATTCAATGACCCTAATTTAGGATTTGTTAATCAACAAAAATCGATTTGGGGTCATTATTTACATGGGGTTTTTGATAATGGCCCTTGGCGACGAACCTGGTTAAATCATCTGCGAAAACCCAGGGGGTTAAATGCTTTACCCACTGGAATTGCTAATTATCGAGAACAGCGAGAATTGTTATTAGATTTATTAGCAGATACAGTAGATTCCTATTTAGATTTGAGATCGGTTTTATAG
- a CDS encoding 2Fe-2S iron-sulfur cluster-binding protein, whose amino-acid sequence MKIHFLPDKVTVEAQPGEPLLAVAERAGVVIPTGCLMGSCHACEVELDEDNFICACISSVPSGKAEITINIYSDPTW is encoded by the coding sequence ATGAAAATCCATTTCTTACCCGATAAAGTTACCGTTGAAGCCCAACCGGGTGAACCTTTATTAGCCGTCGCCGAACGCGCTGGAGTTGTAATTCCCACTGGATGTTTAATGGGGTCTTGTCATGCTTGTGAAGTGGAACTAGACGAAGATAATTTTATCTGTGCTTGCATTTCTTCCGTTCCCTCTGGAAAAGCGGAAATCACCATTAATATTTATAGTGATCCTACTTGGTAA
- a CDS encoding M48 family metallopeptidase, with the protein MTFSTTPLIGLRADHFRHPLDLQATNALKQLPGLDLLVRQILGGVGEQFFYLENIASSILVSDQQLPDLHQLLLAACKTLDLEPPQLYIRQHPVPNAYTFAMRGKQPFIVIHTSLIELLTSEEIQAVIAHELGHLKCEHGVYLTLANLVVLAANQLSPWGAILAQGLQAQLMEWLRCAEFTCDRAALLATQDPRVVMSVLMKLSGGSPSLASQLNLDAFVAQARTYDQISRTELGELLQQAQTAQLTHPLPVLRAREIDRWSSSPNYQDLLKRNFMVYNSEANPKGGWRNW; encoded by the coding sequence ATGACGTTTTCAACGACCCCTTTAATAGGACTCCGAGCCGATCATTTTCGTCATCCGTTGGATTTACAAGCGACCAATGCTTTGAAACAATTGCCCGGTTTAGATTTATTAGTCCGGCAAATTTTAGGCGGTGTCGGGGAACAGTTTTTTTATTTAGAAAATATTGCGTCTAGTATTTTAGTTAGTGATCAACAATTACCTGATCTTCATCAATTATTATTAGCCGCTTGCAAAACTTTAGATTTAGAACCGCCTCAACTTTATATTCGCCAACATCCGGTTCCTAATGCCTATACTTTTGCGATGCGGGGAAAACAACCGTTTATTGTTATTCATACGTCGTTAATTGAGTTATTAACCTCGGAAGAAATTCAAGCGGTAATTGCCCATGAGTTAGGGCATTTAAAATGCGAACATGGGGTATATTTAACCTTAGCGAATTTAGTGGTCTTAGCGGCGAATCAATTGTCTCCTTGGGGTGCCATTTTGGCTCAGGGGTTACAAGCTCAGTTAATGGAATGGTTGCGCTGTGCTGAGTTTACTTGCGATCGCGCGGCCCTATTGGCGACTCAAGATCCGAGAGTGGTGATGTCGGTATTAATGAAACTGTCGGGGGGTTCTCCCAGTTTAGCTTCGCAACTGAATTTAGATGCCTTTGTTGCCCAAGCCCGGACGTATGATCAAATTAGTCGCACAGAATTGGGAGAACTGCTTCAACAAGCTCAAACCGCCCAATTAACCCATCCCCTTCCGGTCTTGCGGGCCAGAGAAATTGATCGTTGGTCGAGTAGTCCTAATTATCAGGACTTGCTAAAACGAAACTTTATGGTTTATAATAGTGAAGCTAACCCCAAGGGCGGGTGGCGGAATTGGTAG
- the murA gene encoding UDP-N-acetylglucosamine 1-carboxyvinyltransferase has product MLTYNPFLEDKPITLAIRSSNLVTASNPNQSILKIWGNQPLQGHVSISGAKNSALVLMAGALLCSEDCRLRNVPSLVDVNRMSEILTALGVKIDRQGDVLDIKAGQLSESQAPYELVSQLRASFFAIGPILARLGVARVPLPGGCAIGARPVDLHVRGLQALGAEVHIDHGIVHAHVKGSNPRLKGARIYLDYPSVGATETLMMAATLAEGETILENAAQEPEVIDLANFCCAMGAKIQGAGTKTIVISGVPSLHSADYSIIPDRIEAGTFLIAGAITRSEISLSPIIPEHLTPVLAKLKAIGVKIQMEGSNHLRILPVENLTATDIETLPYPGFPTDMQAPFMALLTLCEGNSLISETVFENRFGHVPELSRMGADIRVKGTTALVRGVPFLSGAPVTATDLRASAALVLAALAAEGETTIQELKHLDRGYEQLEAKLRQLGAKLQRIDHALIEKE; this is encoded by the coding sequence ATGTTAACGTACAACCCATTTTTGGAGGATAAGCCCATTACACTCGCTATACGCTCATCAAATCTCGTTACTGCGTCCAATCCTAACCAGTCCATTCTCAAAATTTGGGGGAATCAACCCCTACAGGGTCATGTTTCGATTAGCGGGGCTAAAAATTCCGCTTTAGTCTTAATGGCCGGTGCATTGCTGTGTTCTGAAGATTGTCGGCTTCGTAACGTTCCCTCCTTGGTTGATGTCAACCGCATGAGTGAAATTCTCACCGCGCTGGGGGTTAAAATCGACCGTCAGGGTGATGTTCTCGATATTAAAGCGGGTCAACTATCAGAATCACAAGCTCCCTATGAACTCGTCAGCCAACTCCGGGCCAGTTTCTTTGCTATTGGGCCAATACTGGCTCGTTTAGGAGTAGCCAGAGTTCCCTTACCGGGAGGTTGTGCCATTGGAGCTAGACCCGTAGATCTTCATGTTCGGGGACTGCAAGCTTTAGGGGCTGAAGTTCATATTGATCATGGCATTGTTCATGCTCACGTTAAGGGCTCTAACCCCCGACTCAAAGGTGCTCGCATTTATCTGGATTATCCCAGTGTGGGAGCAACGGAAACTCTGATGATGGCAGCAACCCTCGCCGAGGGAGAAACCATTCTCGAAAATGCAGCCCAAGAACCGGAAGTAATCGATTTAGCAAACTTCTGTTGTGCAATGGGAGCAAAAATTCAGGGGGCTGGAACTAAAACCATTGTGATTTCTGGGGTTCCTAGTCTGCATTCGGCCGATTATTCGATTATTCCTGATCGAATAGAAGCCGGAACTTTTTTAATAGCAGGAGCCATTACCCGCTCTGAAATTAGTTTATCTCCCATTATTCCAGAACATTTGACTCCGGTACTGGCTAAACTCAAAGCCATTGGGGTCAAAATTCAGATGGAAGGGTCAAACCATTTACGCATTCTCCCGGTGGAGAATTTAACAGCAACGGACATTGAAACCCTACCCTATCCGGGATTTCCTACGGATATGCAAGCCCCCTTTATGGCTCTGTTAACGCTGTGTGAAGGCAATAGCTTGATCAGCGAAACGGTGTTTGAAAATCGGTTTGGTCATGTTCCTGAACTCAGTCGCATGGGTGCAGATATTCGGGTTAAGGGAACGACTGCCTTAGTTCGAGGAGTTCCGTTCTTATCGGGCGCACCTGTAACAGCAACAGACTTACGCGCTTCTGCGGCTTTAGTCCTAGCGGCTTTAGCGGCGGAGGGAGAAACCACCATTCAGGAATTAAAACATTTAGATCGGGGTTATGAACAATTGGAAGCTAAACTCCGACAATTAGGAGCCAAACTCCAGCGTATTGATCATGCGCTAATAGAAAAGGAGTAA
- the ald gene encoding alanine dehydrogenase, protein MEIGIPKEIKDQEFRVGLSPGSVRVCCERGHQVFVETGAGNGAGFTDEDYIRAGAIIVESPADAWCRELVVKVKEPLPSEYECIQKGQLLFTYLHLAADRQLTEQLINKGVHAIAYETVELPDGRLPLLTPMSIIAGRLSIQFGARFLERQQGGRGVLLGGIPGVKAATVVILGGGVVGTEAARVALGMGAKVQILDVNVERLAYLETVFGSSVELLYSHLSQIEESVPQADLLIGAVLILGKRAPKLVSRELVAQMRPGSVIVDVAVDQGGCIETLRPTSHSHPTYIEEKVVHYGVPNMPGAVPWTATQALNNSTLPYVLQLANRGLKALELNPVLAKGLNVENHHLVHPAVRDVFPDLV, encoded by the coding sequence ATGGAAATTGGGATTCCGAAAGAAATTAAAGATCAGGAATTTCGGGTGGGATTGAGTCCCGGTAGTGTGCGAGTCTGCTGTGAACGAGGTCATCAAGTTTTTGTGGAAACGGGTGCAGGGAATGGTGCTGGATTTACCGATGAGGATTATATACGAGCGGGAGCCATAATCGTTGAATCTCCGGCTGATGCTTGGTGTCGCGAACTGGTGGTGAAAGTTAAAGAACCTTTACCCTCAGAATATGAGTGCATTCAAAAAGGGCAACTGCTGTTTACTTATCTGCATTTAGCCGCAGATCGGCAACTAACGGAACAGTTAATTAACAAGGGTGTCCATGCCATTGCCTATGAAACTGTAGAACTTCCTGATGGTCGCTTGCCTTTACTAACTCCGATGAGTATTATCGCCGGACGGTTATCGATTCAGTTTGGGGCTCGTTTTTTGGAACGACAACAGGGAGGACGAGGGGTTTTATTAGGGGGAATTCCTGGGGTAAAAGCTGCCACTGTTGTGATTTTAGGGGGAGGTGTGGTTGGCACAGAAGCGGCTAGGGTTGCCCTCGGTATGGGGGCTAAAGTGCAAATTTTAGATGTGAATGTGGAGCGATTAGCGTATTTAGAAACGGTGTTTGGATCGAGTGTGGAATTACTCTACAGTCATTTATCCCAAATTGAAGAAAGTGTTCCCCAAGCAGATTTATTAATTGGTGCGGTTTTAATCTTAGGAAAACGCGCCCCTAAATTAGTTTCTCGTGAGTTAGTCGCTCAAATGCGCCCTGGTTCTGTCATTGTGGATGTGGCAGTAGATCAAGGAGGGTGTATTGAAACCTTACGGCCTACGTCCCATAGCCATCCGACTTATATTGAAGAAAAGGTAGTCCATTATGGTGTTCCCAATATGCCCGGTGCTGTGCCTTGGACAGCGACCCAAGCCTTGAATAATAGTACCTTACCTTATGTTCTTCAGTTAGCAAATCGGGGACTCAAAGCATTAGAATTAAACCCGGTTTTAGCCAAAGGTTTAAATGTGGAAAATCACCATTTAGTTCATCCGGCTGTTCGGGACGTTTTTCCTGATTTAGTTTAA